The following are encoded together in the Streptomyces sp. NBC_00341 genome:
- a CDS encoding extracellular solute-binding protein, with protein sequence MKLSARIAAPAAALVLAGLTATACAPQTSDTGAKGDEKTGTLRVWLFQEVGNKPKEKVVDAAVADFRKAHKDAKAEIEYIPVDTRAQRVKAAFNDPKSAPDLIEYGNTDTAGYVKDGGLADISAEFGAWADAKDTDPTAKQSVTVDGKIYGAPLFVGVRALYYRTDVFEDLGIEAPKSQAELISTAKKIHKKKPDLYGLAVGGAYTYGAMPFIWANGGELATGGGTSYKAAINSEKARKGIAAYTSLFGGANCPAAKCAAMGGNATVTAFAAGKAAMAIGGDFSHAAVEAGTVKGKYAVVPLPGVAEGSVAPAFAGGNNIGVLKSSKHRTLAVDLMKSLTGKETQAKMFDAMGFLPTYTDVLDAAAKKEPFVEPFVRTLGAGAKFVPASAAWGQIDSSLILPTMFQEIVSGRKDVAGASDDAAKKMDAAFAAAG encoded by the coding sequence ATGAAGCTTTCTGCCCGAATTGCCGCCCCGGCTGCGGCGCTTGTGCTGGCGGGTCTCACCGCCACCGCCTGCGCGCCGCAGACCTCCGACACCGGCGCCAAGGGGGACGAGAAGACCGGCACACTGCGCGTCTGGCTGTTCCAGGAGGTGGGCAACAAGCCCAAGGAGAAGGTCGTCGACGCCGCGGTCGCGGACTTCCGGAAGGCCCACAAGGACGCGAAGGCCGAGATCGAGTACATACCCGTCGACACCCGCGCCCAGCGCGTCAAGGCCGCGTTCAACGACCCCAAGAGCGCCCCGGACCTGATCGAGTACGGCAACACCGACACCGCCGGCTACGTGAAGGACGGCGGACTGGCCGACATCAGCGCCGAGTTCGGCGCGTGGGCGGACGCCAAGGACACCGACCCCACGGCCAAGCAGTCCGTGACGGTCGACGGAAAGATCTACGGGGCCCCGCTCTTCGTCGGCGTCCGGGCGCTCTACTACCGCACCGACGTCTTCGAGGACCTGGGGATCGAGGCGCCCAAGTCCCAGGCGGAGCTGATCTCCACCGCCAAGAAGATCCACAAGAAGAAGCCGGACCTCTACGGGCTCGCGGTGGGCGGCGCGTACACCTACGGCGCGATGCCGTTCATCTGGGCCAACGGCGGCGAACTGGCCACGGGCGGCGGGACTTCGTACAAGGCGGCCATCAACAGCGAGAAGGCCCGCAAGGGCATCGCCGCCTACACCTCGCTCTTCGGCGGCGCCAACTGCCCGGCCGCCAAGTGCGCGGCCATGGGCGGCAACGCGACCGTCACCGCCTTCGCCGCCGGCAAGGCCGCCATGGCCATCGGCGGCGACTTCAGCCACGCGGCCGTCGAGGCGGGCACGGTGAAGGGCAAGTACGCGGTCGTCCCGCTGCCCGGCGTGGCCGAGGGCTCCGTCGCCCCCGCGTTCGCGGGCGGCAACAACATCGGCGTGCTGAAGAGCAGCAAGCACCGCACCCTCGCCGTCGACCTGATGAAGTCGCTGACCGGCAAGGAGACCCAGGCGAAGATGTTCGACGCGATGGGCTTCCTGCCGACGTACACGGACGTGCTGGACGCGGCCGCGAAGAAGGAGCCGTTCGTCGAACCGTTCGTCAGGACGCTCGGCGCGGGCGCCAAGTTCGTCCCCGCCTCGGCCGCCTGGGGCCAGATCGACTCCTCGCTGATCCTGCCGACGATGTTCCAGGAGATCGTCAGCGGCCGTAAGGACGTGGCCGGCGCCTCGGACGACGCGGCGAAGAAGATGGACGCAGCGTTCGCCGCCGCGGGCTGA
- a CDS encoding DUF3039 domain-containing protein — MSTLEPDRGAGTGTLVEPTPQVSNGDGDHERYAHYVQKDKIMASALEGTPVVALCGKVWVPGRDPKKYPVCPMCKEIYESMGAGGDKDKGKGGKDKK, encoded by the coding sequence ATGAGCACTCTTGAGCCCGATCGCGGGGCAGGTACGGGAACCCTCGTGGAGCCGACGCCACAGGTGTCGAACGGCGACGGCGACCACGAGCGCTACGCCCATTACGTCCAGAAGGACAAGATCATGGCGAGTGCCCTGGAGGGCACCCCCGTGGTGGCGCTGTGCGGCAAGGTCTGGGTGCCGGGGCGCGATCCCAAGAAGTACCCGGTGTGTCCCATGTGCAAGGAGATCTACGAGTCCATGGGCGCCGGCGGCGACAAGGACAAGGGCAAGGGCGGCAAGGACAAGAAGTAG
- a CDS encoding YqgE/AlgH family protein — protein sequence MTEVSSLTGRLLVAAPALADPNFDRAVVLLLDHDEEGSLGVVLNRPTPVGVADILLSWAGLAGEPGVVFQGGPVSLDSALGVAVIPGEEGPLGWRRVHGAIGLVDLEAPPELLAPALGSLRIFAGYAGWGPGQLEAELSEGAWYVVESEPGDVSSPRPEGLWRAVLRRQRSELAMVATYPDDPSLN from the coding sequence ATGACCGAGGTGTCCTCGCTCACAGGGCGGCTGCTCGTGGCCGCACCCGCCCTGGCGGACCCGAATTTCGACCGCGCGGTGGTGCTGCTCCTCGACCACGACGAGGAGGGCTCGCTCGGCGTTGTCCTGAACCGCCCGACCCCGGTGGGCGTCGCCGACATCCTGCTGTCCTGGGCCGGACTGGCCGGCGAACCCGGTGTCGTCTTCCAGGGCGGCCCGGTCTCCCTCGACTCGGCGCTGGGGGTGGCGGTGATCCCCGGGGAGGAGGGCCCGCTCGGCTGGCGCCGGGTGCACGGGGCGATCGGCCTGGTGGACCTGGAGGCGCCGCCCGAGCTGCTGGCGCCGGCCCTCGGCTCGCTGCGGATCTTCGCCGGGTACGCCGGCTGGGGGCCGGGGCAGCTGGAGGCGGAACTCTCCGAGGGCGCCTGGTACGTCGTCGAGTCGGAGCCGGGGGATGTCTCGTCCCCGCGTCCGGAGGGTCTCTGGAGGGCCGTCCTGCGCCGACAGCGCAGCGAACTGGCCATGGTCGCCACGTACCCGGACGACCCTTCGCTGAACTGA
- the murA gene encoding UDP-N-acetylglucosamine 1-carboxyvinyltransferase: MTGTDDVLLVHGGTPLEGEIRVRGAKNLVPKAMVAALLGSGPSRLRNVPDIRDVRVVRGLLQLHGVTVRPGDEPGELILDPTHVESANVADIDAHAGSSRIPILFCGPLLHRLGHAFIPGLGGCDIGGRPIDFHFDVLRQFGATIEKRADGQYLEAPQRLRGTKIRLPYPSVGSTEQVLLTAVLAEGVTELSNAAVEPEIEDLICVLQKMGAIISLDTDRTIRITGVDRLEGYTHRAIPDRLEAASWASAALATEGNIYVHGAQQRSMMTFLNTFRRVGGAFEIDDEGIRFWHPGGALNAIALETDVHPGFQTDWQQPLVVALTQAAGLSIVHETVYESRLGFTSALNQMGAHIQLYRECLGGSDCRFGQRNFLHSAVVSGPTKLQGADLVIPDLRGGFSYLIAALAAQGTSRVHGIDLINRGYENFMDKLEKLGAKVELPGGSLV; encoded by the coding sequence ATGACCGGCACAGACGATGTCCTGCTTGTCCACGGCGGAACCCCGCTGGAGGGCGAGATCCGCGTCCGAGGCGCCAAGAACCTGGTGCCGAAGGCAATGGTCGCCGCGCTGCTCGGCAGCGGGCCCAGCCGGCTGCGCAACGTGCCCGACATCCGCGATGTGCGGGTGGTCCGGGGGCTTCTGCAGCTGCACGGCGTGACGGTCCGTCCGGGTGACGAACCGGGCGAGCTGATCCTGGACCCCACCCACGTCGAGAGCGCGAACGTCGCCGACATCGACGCCCACGCGGGCTCGTCGCGCATCCCGATCCTCTTCTGCGGCCCGCTGCTGCACCGGCTGGGCCACGCGTTCATCCCGGGGCTCGGCGGCTGCGACATCGGCGGCCGGCCGATCGACTTCCACTTCGACGTGCTGCGCCAGTTCGGCGCGACGATCGAGAAGCGGGCGGACGGCCAGTACCTGGAGGCCCCGCAGCGGCTGCGCGGCACCAAGATCCGACTGCCGTACCCGTCGGTGGGCTCGACCGAGCAGGTGCTGCTGACGGCCGTGCTGGCCGAGGGCGTCACCGAGCTGTCCAACGCGGCCGTGGAGCCGGAGATCGAGGACCTCATCTGCGTACTGCAGAAGATGGGCGCGATCATCTCCCTGGACACCGACCGGACCATCCGGATCACCGGTGTCGACCGGCTGGAGGGCTACACGCACCGGGCCATCCCGGACCGTCTGGAGGCCGCCTCCTGGGCGTCCGCGGCGCTGGCGACCGAGGGCAACATCTACGTCCACGGGGCGCAGCAGCGCTCGATGATGACGTTCCTGAACACCTTCCGCCGGGTCGGCGGCGCCTTCGAGATCGACGACGAGGGCATCCGGTTCTGGCATCCGGGCGGCGCGCTGAACGCCATCGCGCTGGAGACGGACGTGCACCCCGGTTTCCAGACCGACTGGCAGCAGCCGCTGGTCGTGGCGCTGACGCAGGCCGCCGGCCTGTCGATCGTGCACGAGACGGTGTACGAGTCGCGGCTCGGCTTCACCTCGGCGCTGAACCAGATGGGCGCGCACATCCAGCTCTACCGCGAGTGCCTGGGCGGCTCCGACTGCCGCTTCGGCCAGCGCAACTTCCTGCACTCCGCGGTCGTCTCCGGGCCGACGAAGCTGCAGGGCGCGGATCTGGTCATCCCGGACCTGCGCGGCGGTTTCTCGTACCTGATCGCCGCCCTGGCGGCGCAGGGGACGTCCCGGGTGCACGGGATCGACCTGATCAACCGGGGCTACGAGAACTTCATGGACAAGCTGGAGAAGCTCGGCGCGAAGGTGGAGCTGCCGGGCGGTTCACTCGTCTGA
- a CDS encoding HU family DNA-binding protein: MNRSELVAALADRAEVTRKDADAVLAALAETVGEIVAKGDEKVTIPGFLTFERTHRAARTARNPQTGDPINIPAGYSVKVSAGSKLKEAAKGK, encoded by the coding sequence ATGAACCGCAGTGAGCTGGTGGCCGCCCTGGCCGACCGCGCCGAGGTGACTCGCAAGGACGCCGACGCCGTGCTGGCCGCGCTCGCCGAGACCGTCGGTGAGATCGTCGCCAAGGGCGACGAGAAGGTCACCATCCCCGGCTTCCTGACCTTCGAGCGCACCCACCGTGCCGCTCGCACCGCTCGTAACCCGCAGACCGGCGACCCGATCAACATCCCGGCCGGCTACAGCGTGAAGGTCTCCGCGGGCTCGAAGCTCAAGGAAGCCGCCAAGGGCAAGTAA
- a CDS encoding NAD-dependent malic enzyme produces MATAPSVSYSMTVRLEVPASGTAVSQLTTAVESSGGSVTGLDVTASGHDKLRIDVTIAASSTSHADEIVEGLRDIDGVVLGKVSDRTFLMHLGGKIEMQSKHPIRNRDDLSMIYTPGVARVCMAIAENPEDARRLTIKRNSVAVVTDGSAVLGLGNIGPMAALPVMEGKAALFKRFAGIDAWPICLDTQDTDAIVEIVKAIAPGFAGINLEDISAPRCFEIEARLREALDIPVFHDDQHGTAIVVLASLTNALRVVGKAIGDVRVVMSGAGAAGTAILKLLLAAGVKHAVVADIHGVVHAGREDLVSADADSPLRWIADNTNPESVTGTLKQAVVGADVFIGVSAPNVLDGTDVAAMADGAIVFALANPDPEVDPTVARETAAVVATGRSDFPNQINNVLVFPGVFRGLLDAQSRTVNTEMMLAAARALAGVVAEDEVNANYIIPSVFNDKVAGAVAGAVRDAAKAAGATVTGPTSV; encoded by the coding sequence ATGGCAACGGCGCCCAGCGTCTCGTACTCGATGACGGTCAGGCTGGAGGTGCCCGCGAGCGGCACAGCGGTCTCCCAGCTCACCACGGCCGTGGAGTCCTCCGGTGGTTCGGTCACCGGCCTCGACGTGACCGCTTCCGGCCACGACAAGCTCCGGATCGACGTCACGATCGCGGCCTCCTCCACCTCGCACGCCGACGAGATCGTCGAAGGCCTGCGCGACATCGACGGCGTCGTCCTCGGCAAGGTGTCCGACCGTACGTTCCTGATGCACCTCGGCGGCAAGATCGAGATGCAGTCGAAGCACCCCATCCGCAACCGTGACGACCTCTCGATGATCTACACCCCCGGTGTGGCCCGGGTCTGCATGGCGATCGCGGAGAACCCCGAGGACGCCCGCCGGCTCACCATCAAGCGCAACTCCGTCGCAGTCGTGACGGACGGCTCCGCGGTGCTCGGCCTCGGCAACATCGGCCCGATGGCCGCGCTCCCGGTGATGGAGGGCAAGGCGGCCCTCTTCAAGCGGTTCGCCGGCATCGACGCCTGGCCGATCTGCCTGGACACCCAGGACACCGACGCCATCGTCGAGATCGTCAAGGCGATCGCCCCCGGCTTCGCGGGCATCAACCTGGAGGACATCTCCGCGCCGCGCTGCTTCGAGATCGAGGCCCGGCTGCGCGAGGCCCTGGACATCCCCGTCTTCCACGACGACCAGCACGGCACCGCCATCGTCGTCCTGGCCTCGCTGACCAACGCGCTGCGCGTGGTGGGCAAGGCCATCGGGGACGTACGAGTGGTCATGTCCGGCGCCGGGGCGGCCGGTACGGCCATCCTGAAGCTCCTCCTCGCCGCGGGCGTCAAGCACGCGGTCGTCGCCGACATCCACGGCGTGGTGCACGCCGGCCGCGAGGACCTGGTCTCCGCCGACGCCGACTCGCCGCTGCGCTGGATCGCGGACAACACCAACCCGGAGTCCGTCACCGGCACCCTCAAGCAGGCCGTCGTGGGCGCCGACGTCTTCATCGGCGTCTCGGCCCCGAACGTGCTGGACGGGACCGACGTCGCGGCCATGGCGGACGGCGCGATCGTGTTCGCGCTCGCGAACCCGGACCCCGAGGTCGACCCCACGGTCGCCCGCGAGACGGCCGCGGTCGTGGCCACCGGCCGCTCCGACTTCCCCAACCAGATCAACAACGTCCTGGTCTTCCCCGGCGTCTTCCGCGGACTCCTGGACGCCCAGTCCCGGACCGTCAACACCGAGATGATGCTCGCCGCCGCGCGCGCCCTCGCCGGTGTCGTCGCGGAGGACGAGGTGAACGCGAACTACATCATCCCCTCGGTCTTCAACGACAAGGTCGCCGGAGCGGTCGCCGGAGCGGTCCGGGACGCCGCCAAGGCGGCCGGCGCGACTGTGACGGGTCCCACGTCCGTCTGA
- a CDS encoding UvrD-helicase domain-containing protein, with amino-acid sequence MAAQDAAVDSLRDREIGVEQEHLDRVYHRLEEKIHEAEFLMSDAVKRGQVGTPGALAERDAQVFRAGIHLNRLNSEFEDFLFGRIDLLLGKDGERGPDGAFTSVEPADDAVREDSTADIAETLHIGRIGVLDSDYAPLVIDWRAPAAAPFYRSTPKEPGRVVRRRVIRSKGRRVLGVEDDLMRPELTGYLEGEKLPVVGDGALMAALGQARSHTMRDIVSSIQAEQDMVIRAPAASVTEVSGGPGTGKTAVALHRAAYLLYQDRRRYAGGILVVSPTPLLVAYTEGVLPSLGEEGQVAIRAVGSLSDEAAGIEGATTYDEPAVARIKGSSRILHVLRKAARGALEQPVLRPPAEDAGQLAFGDAEEVPKEAVTPTRLRVVAFGARVELNEDELRRIRNNVLSGTAPVNLLRPRARKLLLDALWSRSSGRGRYTDPELAVELRSSFDEDVSTETPFIAFLNAWWPELTPRGVLAAMSDEKRLARWARRTLNQGEVRRLARSLKRLDSAGQGPLSVHDVAMLDELQHLIGTPNRPKRKREFDPLDHLTGLEELMPQREETQWERAERLAAERTEYAHVIVDEAQDLTPMQWRMVGRRGRHATWTIVGDPAQSSWSDPDEAAAARDEALGSRPRRNFTLTVNYRNPAEIAELAAKVLALAMPGMESPAAVRSTGVRPRFETVRDGDLAGTVREEARRLLAEVDGTVGVVVAMNRRAQARKWLAELGERVVALGSLEAKGLEYDATVVVSPAEIADESPAGLRVLYVALTRATQQLTVVSGERDLPDEDGVPDLLRD; translated from the coding sequence GTGGCCGCGCAGGATGCCGCTGTCGATTCGTTGCGGGACCGGGAAATCGGTGTCGAGCAGGAACATCTCGACCGTGTGTACCACCGCCTTGAGGAGAAGATCCACGAGGCGGAATTTCTCATGAGTGATGCCGTCAAACGCGGCCAGGTCGGGACACCGGGAGCACTCGCCGAACGCGACGCCCAGGTGTTCCGGGCCGGAATCCACCTCAACCGGCTGAACAGCGAGTTCGAGGACTTCCTCTTCGGGAGGATCGACCTGCTGCTCGGCAAGGACGGTGAGCGCGGCCCCGACGGCGCGTTCACCTCCGTCGAGCCGGCCGACGACGCAGTACGGGAGGACAGCACCGCAGACATCGCGGAGACGCTGCACATCGGCCGGATCGGGGTCCTCGACTCCGACTACGCGCCACTGGTCATCGACTGGCGGGCGCCGGCCGCCGCGCCCTTCTACCGGTCCACGCCGAAGGAACCGGGCCGGGTGGTCCGCCGCCGCGTCATCCGCTCCAAGGGCCGCCGGGTCCTCGGCGTCGAGGACGACCTGATGCGCCCCGAGCTGACCGGCTACCTGGAGGGCGAGAAGCTCCCCGTGGTGGGGGACGGGGCGCTGATGGCGGCGCTCGGGCAGGCCCGCAGCCACACCATGCGGGACATCGTCTCCTCCATCCAGGCCGAGCAGGACATGGTGATCCGGGCGCCCGCCGCCTCGGTCACCGAGGTCTCGGGCGGCCCCGGCACCGGCAAGACCGCGGTCGCCCTGCACCGGGCCGCCTACCTGCTCTACCAGGACCGGCGGCGCTACGCGGGCGGCATCCTCGTCGTCTCACCGACGCCGCTGCTGGTCGCGTACACCGAGGGGGTGCTGCCCTCGCTCGGTGAGGAGGGCCAGGTCGCGATCCGCGCGGTCGGCTCGCTGTCGGACGAGGCGGCCGGCATCGAGGGCGCCACCACCTACGACGAACCGGCCGTCGCCCGGATCAAGGGCTCCTCCCGGATCCTGCACGTGCTGCGCAAGGCGGCCCGCGGGGCGCTGGAGCAGCCGGTGCTCCGCCCGCCCGCCGAGGACGCGGGCCAGCTGGCGTTCGGCGACGCGGAGGAGGTCCCGAAGGAGGCCGTCACGCCCACCCGGCTCCGGGTGGTGGCCTTCGGCGCCCGGGTCGAGCTCAACGAGGACGAGCTCCGGCGCATCCGGAACAACGTCCTGAGCGGAACCGCACCGGTCAACCTGCTGCGCCCGCGCGCCCGCAAACTGCTGCTGGACGCGCTGTGGAGCAGGTCGTCCGGCCGGGGCCGCTACACCGATCCGGAGCTGGCCGTCGAACTGCGCTCGTCGTTCGACGAGGACGTCTCCACCGAGACGCCGTTCATCGCGTTCCTGAACGCCTGGTGGCCCGAGCTCACCCCGCGCGGGGTGCTCGCCGCGATGTCCGACGAGAAGCGGCTCGCCCGCTGGGCGCGGCGGACCCTCAACCAGGGCGAGGTGCGCCGGCTCGCCCGCTCCCTGAAGCGCCTCGACAGCGCCGGTCAGGGGCCGCTGTCCGTCCACGACGTGGCGATGCTGGACGAGTTGCAGCATCTGATCGGCACCCCGAACCGGCCCAAGCGCAAACGCGAGTTCGACCCGCTGGACCACCTCACCGGTCTGGAGGAGCTGATGCCGCAGCGGGAGGAGACCCAGTGGGAGCGGGCCGAGCGGCTCGCGGCGGAGCGCACGGAGTACGCGCACGTCATCGTCGACGAGGCGCAGGACCTCACGCCCATGCAGTGGCGGATGGTCGGCCGCCGGGGCAGGCACGCCACCTGGACGATCGTCGGGGACCCGGCGCAGTCCTCCTGGTCCGATCCGGACGAGGCGGCCGCGGCGCGCGACGAGGCGCTCGGCAGCCGCCCGCGCCGGAACTTCACGCTGACCGTCAACTACCGCAACCCGGCGGAGATCGCCGAGCTCGCCGCCAAGGTCCTCGCGCTCGCGATGCCCGGCATGGAGTCACCGGCCGCCGTCCGCTCCACGGGTGTGAGGCCGCGCTTCGAGACCGTACGGGACGGTGATCTGGCCGGGACCGTGCGGGAGGAGGCGCGACGGCTGCTGGCCGAGGTGGACGGCACCGTCGGCGTCGTCGTCGCGATGAACCGGCGGGCACAGGCCCGTAAGTGGCTCGCGGAGCTGGGCGAACGGGTGGTCGCGCTCGGCAGCCTGGAGGCGAAGGGCCTCGAGTACGACGCCACGGTGGTCGTCTCGCCCGCGGAGATCGCGGACGAGTCCCCGGCGGGGCTGCGGGTGCTGTACGTCGCGCTGACGCGGGCGACGCAGCAGCTCACGGTCGTCTCTGGGGAGCGGGACCTGCCCGACGAGGACGGGGTGCCGGACCTGCTGAGGGACTGA
- a CDS encoding ABATE domain-containing protein has product MATRKGSCDWRFDAGRLCLDLVATGAGRADAPDPLDRPEQLAHWLTASGAVPQGTRLTAVDHHWLLLFRQLRTAVDRLLTAQLGGRGAEGALERVNALAAGAPPGVRAVRTGSGALVRGLSTEPDCRALLATVARDAVELLTDPVALGGLRRCEGDNCRRIYLDTSRGRRRRWCSSEVCGNRERVARHRRRNADPAGRPTTP; this is encoded by the coding sequence ATGGCAACGCGCAAGGGATCGTGCGACTGGCGGTTCGACGCCGGGCGGCTCTGCCTGGACCTGGTCGCGACAGGGGCCGGCCGCGCCGACGCCCCCGACCCGCTGGACCGGCCCGAGCAGCTCGCCCACTGGCTGACGGCCTCCGGGGCCGTACCGCAGGGCACCCGGCTCACCGCCGTGGACCACCACTGGCTGCTGCTCTTCCGCCAGCTGAGGACCGCCGTCGACCGGCTGCTGACCGCACAGCTCGGCGGCCGCGGAGCCGAGGGCGCCCTGGAGCGCGTCAACGCGCTCGCCGCCGGGGCGCCGCCCGGCGTGCGCGCCGTGCGCACCGGGAGCGGCGCCCTGGTGCGCGGGCTCAGCACCGAACCCGACTGCCGGGCGCTGCTCGCCACCGTGGCCCGCGACGCGGTGGAGCTCCTCACCGACCCGGTGGCGCTGGGCGGCCTGCGCCGCTGCGAGGGCGACAACTGCCGCCGGATCTACCTGGACACCTCACGCGGCCGGCGCCGGCGCTGGTGCTCCAGCGAGGTGTGCGGGAACCGCGAACGGGTCGCCCGGCACCGGCGGCGCAACGCCGACCCGGCCGGGCGGCCCACGACGCCGTGA
- a CDS encoding GNAT family N-acetyltransferase — MINDIHRLDPGIRLRPVTESDAASLAEALTRSRTYMSAWEPRRPEAFYTEQGQRDRLAGILADQAAGRARSWVLADEEDRAVGGFNLDGIVLGPFRSATLGYWVDVECAGRGLATTAVRLICELARDELRLHRIQAGTLLHNVASQRVLAKCGFEQFATVPRYMHIDGDWRDHRLFQRILHDGPVTGAPAAPGA, encoded by the coding sequence ATGATCAATGACATCCACCGGCTCGACCCCGGGATACGACTCCGTCCCGTCACCGAGTCCGACGCCGCCTCCCTCGCCGAGGCGCTGACCCGCAGCCGTACGTACATGAGCGCGTGGGAGCCCCGGCGGCCCGAGGCCTTCTACACCGAGCAGGGGCAGCGCGATCGGCTTGCCGGGATCCTGGCCGACCAGGCGGCGGGGCGTGCGAGGTCCTGGGTGCTGGCCGACGAGGAGGACCGGGCGGTCGGCGGATTCAACCTCGACGGCATCGTGCTCGGACCGTTCCGCAGCGCCACGCTCGGCTACTGGGTGGACGTCGAGTGCGCGGGCCGGGGCCTGGCCACCACCGCGGTGCGGCTGATCTGCGAACTGGCCCGGGACGAGCTGCGGCTGCACCGCATCCAGGCGGGAACGCTGCTGCACAACGTGGCCTCGCAGCGGGTGCTCGCCAAGTGCGGCTTCGAGCAGTTCGCGACGGTCCCGCGCTACATGCACATCGACGGAGACTGGCGCGATCACCGGCTCTTCCAGCGCATCCTGCACGACGGCCCGGTCACCGGGGCACCGGCCGCGCCCGGCGCCTGA
- a CDS encoding DUF1772 domain-containing protein, translated as MTTSQAHRPHRALRHLVLGGAAVTTGLVAGTFYVFSCAVMPALGRSDDRTFIEVMQNINDVIENPVFFAGFFGALVLTAVAAWQQRRSPGPRGWLFAAFAVYAVAFLLTSGVNVPLNDELARAGNPARVADPAAVRDRFEDAWVAWNAVRALLCTAALALLLRGSHLTARHLPQESAYLASAAGSRASR; from the coding sequence ATGACAACCAGCCAGGCCCACCGGCCGCACCGCGCCCTCCGCCACCTCGTTCTCGGCGGCGCCGCCGTCACCACCGGACTCGTCGCGGGCACGTTCTACGTCTTCTCCTGCGCGGTCATGCCCGCGCTCGGCCGCAGCGACGACCGGACCTTCATCGAGGTCATGCAGAACATCAACGACGTCATAGAGAACCCGGTGTTCTTCGCCGGTTTCTTCGGCGCGCTGGTCCTCACCGCGGTGGCCGCCTGGCAGCAGCGCCGCTCCCCCGGTCCGCGCGGGTGGCTCTTCGCCGCGTTCGCGGTGTACGCCGTCGCCTTCCTGCTCACCTCCGGCGTCAACGTCCCGCTCAACGACGAGCTCGCCCGGGCCGGCAATCCGGCGCGCGTCGCAGACCCGGCCGCCGTGCGGGACCGGTTCGAGGACGCGTGGGTCGCCTGGAACGCCGTACGGGCGCTCCTGTGCACCGCGGCGCTGGCCCTCCTGCTGCGGGGATCACACCTGACGGCGCGCCATCTCCCTCAGGAGTCGGCGTACTTGGCGTCGGCGGCCGGGTCCAGGGCCAGCCGGTAG
- a CDS encoding uroporphyrinogen-III synthase, producing MHDDEQHGPLAGFTVGVTAARRAEELATLLRRRGATVVHAPALRIVPLADDSELLAATQELITSVPDVVIATTAIGFRGWIEAADGWGIGDRLLDRLRGVELLARGPKVKGAVRAAGLTEAWSPASESMAEVLERLLAEGVEGRRIALQLHGEPLPGFVESLRAAGAEVIGVPVYRWMPPEDITPLDRLLDLTTTRGLDALTFTSAPAAASLLRRAEERGMLPELLGALRDNVVSVCVGPVTALPLQAHGLDTIQPERFRLGPLVQALCRELPSRARTLPIAGHRVEIRGHAVLVDDELRPVPPAGMALLHTLARRPGWVVARAELLRALPGSGTDEHAVETAMARLRTALGVPRIVQTVVKRGYRLALDPAADAKYADS from the coding sequence ATGCACGACGACGAACAGCACGGGCCCCTCGCGGGCTTCACGGTCGGCGTCACCGCCGCGCGCCGGGCGGAGGAACTCGCCACGCTGCTGCGGCGGCGCGGCGCCACCGTGGTGCACGCCCCCGCCCTGCGGATCGTGCCGCTCGCCGACGACAGCGAACTCCTCGCCGCCACCCAGGAGCTCATCACCAGCGTCCCCGACGTGGTCATCGCCACCACCGCGATCGGCTTCCGGGGCTGGATCGAGGCGGCCGACGGCTGGGGGATCGGGGACCGGCTGCTGGACCGGCTGCGCGGCGTCGAGCTGCTGGCGCGCGGCCCCAAGGTCAAGGGCGCGGTCCGGGCCGCCGGGCTGACCGAGGCGTGGTCACCCGCCTCCGAGTCCATGGCCGAAGTGCTGGAACGGCTGCTCGCAGAGGGCGTCGAGGGCCGCCGCATCGCCCTCCAGCTGCACGGCGAACCGCTCCCCGGCTTCGTCGAGTCGCTGCGGGCGGCGGGCGCGGAGGTCATCGGAGTCCCCGTCTACCGCTGGATGCCGCCCGAGGACATCACCCCGCTCGACCGGCTCCTCGACCTCACCACCACCCGCGGCCTGGACGCGCTCACCTTCACCAGCGCCCCCGCCGCGGCCTCGCTGCTGCGCCGTGCGGAGGAGCGCGGAATGCTTCCCGAACTCCTGGGCGCGCTGCGGGACAACGTCGTATCGGTCTGCGTCGGGCCGGTCACCGCCCTGCCGTTGCAGGCCCACGGGCTCGACACCATCCAGCCGGAACGCTTCCGGCTCGGCCCGCTCGTCCAGGCCCTCTGCCGCGAACTGCCCTCCCGGGCGCGGACGTTGCCCATCGCGGGACACCGGGTCGAGATCCGGGGCCACGCCGTCCTGGTCGACGACGAGCTGCGCCCGGTGCCGCCCGCCGGGATGGCCCTGCTGCACACCCTGGCCCGCAGGCCGGGCTGGGTGGTGGCCCGCGCGGAACTGCTGCGCGCGCTGCCGGGCAGCGGCACGGACGAGCACGCGGTGGAGACGGCCATGGCTCGGCTGCGCACCGCGCTCGGGGTGCCCAGGATCGTCCAGACGGTCGTCAAGCGGGGCTACCGGCTGGCCCTGGACCCGGCCGCCGACGCCAAGTACGCCGACTCCTGA